In one window of Vespa crabro chromosome 6, iyVesCrab1.2, whole genome shotgun sequence DNA:
- the LOC124425191 gene encoding cytoplasmic protein NCK1 isoform X2 codes for MSSLKIGKTSQDDVCYVVAKYDYGAQGAQELDLRKNERYLLLDDSKHWWRVQSARGQAGYVPSNYVKKEKPSLFDSIKKKVKKGSGSKTLPSSNSPSRAVESPIMARRLPADPSEAIGTAVVKYNYQAQQTDELSLVKGTRILILEKSNDGWWRGQSGTQAGWFPSNYTQEEGDADDTLHTYAMAENVLDIVVALYSFSSNNDQELSFEKGDRLEILDRPPADPEWYKARNSQGQIGLVPRNYLQELSEYLTQPYRDRGVTSNEISANDSLERRPDPGDRPHLVGKPWYYGNITRSQCDTLLNQHGHDGDFLIRDSETNMGDYSVSLKAPGRNKHFRVHVEGALYCIGQRKFHTLDQLVDHYQRAPIYTNKQGEKLYLVRPLPKGNPSSNGC; via the exons ATGTCAAGTTTAAAAATCG GCAAAACAAGTCAAGACGACGTGTGTTACGTTGTCGCCAAGTACGACTATGGAGCACAAGGAGCTCAAGAATTGGATCTGCGTAAAAACGAGCGCTACTTATTGCTCGATGATTCCAAGCACTGGTGGAGAGTACAAAGTGCTAGAGGACAAGCTGGTTATGTGCCAAGCAActatgttaaaaaagaaaaaccatcCCTTTTTGACAGTATTaagaagaaagttaaaaaaggTTCTGGCTCTAAAACATTACCATCTAGTAATTCACCTTCTCGAGCTGTAGAGTCACCAATTATGGCTAGACGCTTACCAGCTGATCCAAGCGAAGCAATAGGTACTGCTGTTGTTAAATATAACTATCAAGCGCAGCAAACAGATGAATTATCACTTGTCAAAGGCACCAGAATTCTAATACTTGAGAAAAGCAATGATGGCTGGTGGAGAGGTCAAAGTGGTACTCAGGCTGGGTGGTTCCCATCTAATTATACTCAAGAAGAAGGAGACGCTGATGATACTCTTCATACATATGCTATGGCAGAAAATGTTCTTGATATTGTAGTtgcattatattcattttcttcaaaCAATGATCAAGAGCTATCTTTTGAAAAAGGTGATCGCTTGGAGATTCTCGATCGTCCTCCAGCAGATCCTGAGTGGTACAAAGCAAGGAATAGTCAAGGGCAAATTGGCCTTGTACCACGTAATTATCTTCAAGAACTCAGTGAATATTTAACACAACCATACCGCGATCGTGGCGTAACGAGTAATGAAATTAGTGCAAATGATTCTCTCGAACGAAGACCTGATCCAGGCGATAGACCACATCTTGTTGGAAAACCTTGGTATTATGGCAATATTACAAGATCGCAGTGTGATACTTTGCTTAATCAGCATGGTCACGATGGTGACTTCTTAATCAGAGATAGTGAaactaat ATGGGAGATTATTCTGTATCCTTAAAAGCTCCAGGACGTAATAAGCATTTTAGGGTACACGTAGAAGGAGCACTGTATTGCATTGGCCAGAGAAAGTTCCACACATTAGATCAGTTGGTAGATCATTATCAACGAGCACCTATTTATACTAACAAGCAAGGCGAGAAATTATATCTGGTGCGTCCTTTACCAAAAGGCAATCCTAGCAGTAATGGTTGCTAG
- the LOC124425189 gene encoding arf-GAP domain and FG repeat-containing protein 1 isoform X1 — MASAKKKQDEKNLKILRELVSLPGNKECFDCHQRGPTYVNMTIGSFVCTSCSGMLRGLTPPHRVKSITMATFTQEEIDFIKERGNECCARIWLGLMNSNSPLNSDIKDEQKMKDLMNAKYELKRYYLDPSVANQNSTQQSQSMKQTSIPRVPLSGTSTTLPVVAQKIKNSEPASTNNFTSDFIADFSNVPEPFHTTVPVNRLNQSVTPQPFFANFDNNPVFNTPKNTDMSTTLNMSGGNLLTANMNGTKVPPSEDRYAALKDLDFLMKQTQQKEETTKILTSTWNANNFNTTNSIWNADNQTTHVISNPFTSTDVWRPSVNVINNNMQPENSLCNPINPFKQVQFPVNNDSQWMGIDSANNRDTVQFSQLTPPLTNRVWQPTVPAYHANPFMVGTGVSTMTRNSKNPFL; from the exons ATGGCATCTgctaagaaaaaacaagacgagaaaaatttaaagatattacGCGAACTGGTTTCGCTTCCGGGAAACAAAGAATGTTTCGACTGCCATCAACGAGGACCAACTTACGTCAACATGACAATCGGTTCCTTCGTCTGTACATCTTGCTCTGGTATGCT ACGAGGTTTGACACCACCGCATAGGGTAAAATCAATTACCATGGCAACATTTACTCAAGAGgaaatagattttataaaagaacgtGGTAACGAATGTTGTGCAAGAATATGGTTAGGTTTAATGAACTCAAATTCACCATTAAATTCAGATATTAAAGatgaacaaaaaatgaaagatctaATGAACGCAAAATACGAATTAAAAAGGTATTATTTAGATCCGTCCGTAGCAAATCAAAATTCTACTCAACAATCCCAGTCTATGAAACAAACCAGCATTCCACGGGTTCCTCTTTCTGGGACATCTACTACATTGCCAGTAGTGGCACAGAAAATCAAGAATTCAGAACCAGCTAGTACCAATAATTTTACATCAGACTTTATAGCTGATTTTAGTAATGTTCCTGAACCTTTTCATACCACAGTGCCTGTCAATAGGCTGAATCAATCGGTTACACCTCAGCCATTTTTTGCTAATTTTGACAATAATCCTGTTTTTAATACTCCTAAAA atacaGATATGTCAACTACACTTAACATGAGTGGAGGAAATTTGCTGACGGCAAATATGAATGGAACTAAAGTGCCTCCATCAGAAGATCGTTATGCGGCACTCAAAGACTTAGATTTTTTGATGAAACAAACAcaacagaaagaagaaacaacaaaaatattaacatcaaCATGGAATGCTAACAATTtcaata CAACAAATTCTATATGGAATGCAGATAATCAAACAACACATGTAATTTCAAATCCATTTACGAGTACTGATGTGTGGCGACCATCTGTTAatgtgataaataataatatgcagCCAGAGAACTCTTTGTGTAATCCAATTAATCCATTCAAACAAGTGCAATTTCCTGTAAATAATG ATTCACAATGGATGGGCATAGACTCAGCTAATAACAGAGATACTGTTCAATTTAGTCAGTTAACACCACCACTAACAAATAGAGTTTGGCAACCAACTGTTCCAGCATATCACGCGAATCCGTTTATG GTGGGCACAGGTGTAAGCACTATGACAAGAAATTCTAAAAATCCTTTCTTATGA
- the LOC124425189 gene encoding arf-GAP domain and FG repeat-containing protein 1 isoform X2: MATFTQEEIDFIKERGNECCARIWLGLMNSNSPLNSDIKDEQKMKDLMNAKYELKRYYLDPSVANQNSTQQSQSMKQTSIPRVPLSGTSTTLPVVAQKIKNSEPASTNNFTSDFIADFSNVPEPFHTTVPVNRLNQSVTPQPFFANFDNNPVFNTPKNTDMSTTLNMSGGNLLTANMNGTKVPPSEDRYAALKDLDFLMKQTQQKEETTKILTSTWNANNFNTTNSIWNADNQTTHVISNPFTSTDVWRPSVNVINNNMQPENSLCNPINPFKQVQFPVNNDSQWMGIDSANNRDTVQFSQLTPPLTNRVWQPTVPAYHANPFMVGTGVSTMTRNSKNPFL, from the exons ATGGCAACATTTACTCAAGAGgaaatagattttataaaagaacgtGGTAACGAATGTTGTGCAAGAATATGGTTAGGTTTAATGAACTCAAATTCACCATTAAATTCAGATATTAAAGatgaacaaaaaatgaaagatctaATGAACGCAAAATACGAATTAAAAAGGTATTATTTAGATCCGTCCGTAGCAAATCAAAATTCTACTCAACAATCCCAGTCTATGAAACAAACCAGCATTCCACGGGTTCCTCTTTCTGGGACATCTACTACATTGCCAGTAGTGGCACAGAAAATCAAGAATTCAGAACCAGCTAGTACCAATAATTTTACATCAGACTTTATAGCTGATTTTAGTAATGTTCCTGAACCTTTTCATACCACAGTGCCTGTCAATAGGCTGAATCAATCGGTTACACCTCAGCCATTTTTTGCTAATTTTGACAATAATCCTGTTTTTAATACTCCTAAAA atacaGATATGTCAACTACACTTAACATGAGTGGAGGAAATTTGCTGACGGCAAATATGAATGGAACTAAAGTGCCTCCATCAGAAGATCGTTATGCGGCACTCAAAGACTTAGATTTTTTGATGAAACAAACAcaacagaaagaagaaacaacaaaaatattaacatcaaCATGGAATGCTAACAATTtcaata CAACAAATTCTATATGGAATGCAGATAATCAAACAACACATGTAATTTCAAATCCATTTACGAGTACTGATGTGTGGCGACCATCTGTTAatgtgataaataataatatgcagCCAGAGAACTCTTTGTGTAATCCAATTAATCCATTCAAACAAGTGCAATTTCCTGTAAATAATG ATTCACAATGGATGGGCATAGACTCAGCTAATAACAGAGATACTGTTCAATTTAGTCAGTTAACACCACCACTAACAAATAGAGTTTGGCAACCAACTGTTCCAGCATATCACGCGAATCCGTTTATG GTGGGCACAGGTGTAAGCACTATGACAAGAAATTCTAAAAATCCTTTCTTATGA
- the LOC124425184 gene encoding vigilin, with protein sequence MQQQSVMEEGMDYEPPTYDETFPVLPESASSIGRLNSFSLNNNMQLGRITITQIFRVPGEERKFDHSDKFGERESIRTCKAIMKETDTIIEIATSKDQSLTFLITGKQSQVLEAKRRILTTFQTQASKQINILKDHHRWILGKQGQRLKDLEKTTATKINVPGVQDQSDIITITGTKDGIEKAEHEIRVISDEQSRKAFERITMPKIYHPFIYGAHNENLNAMMNETGARINIPPPSVQNDEITIAGEKEGVLLAKQKIEHIYKDMERRCTTVSVEVPKSQHKYVIGPRGSTIAEILQLTGVSVEMPAPDSATGTITLRGPQEKLGQALDKVYEKANSVRTAGVEAPVWLHKYIIGRKGVNIKKVTQEMPKVNVEFTGKEDKIKIEGPPEEVEKAQNELQLMVNDLMSKLTFTELNVDPRFYKHIIGKNGCNVNRVKEGTGVVINISENDGSNIIRIEGNVAGVMKAKTELLEMIKKLENENEKDVVIDHRFYRSIIGNKGDNIKEIRDKFNQVQIVIPSPGEKGDIVKIRGPKEDVDKCHKYLMRLVKELNENNHVLEVPIFKQFHKFVIGKGGVNIKKIREETQTKIDLPAEGEKSDVITITGKKENVEKAKEMIQKIQNEMANIVIDEITIPPKFYNFLIGTGGKLIHSIMEDCGGVTIKFPTAESRSDKVSIRGPKEDVEKAKQQLLELTNEKQLTSYSVEVRAKIQHHKFLIGKNGANIKKIRESTGARIIFPTEEDQDKEVITIMGKKEAVEKAKVELEANISEIDNITEGEIHIDPKHHRHFVARRGGVLHRIADECGGVQISFPRAGVDSDRVILKGSHECIEAAKQRMQEIVRELESMVTVNCIIPQKHHRTVMGAKGHKVQTIVSEYDVQIKFPDRDIFEKHHITEKIDGEDGELSDVLVCNIIRITGQPENVAAAKQALLDLVPITIEVPVPFNFHRSIIGQKGRDVRELMNMYDVRIMLSPAEEKLDYIKISGTPSCVENAKQAILEKCKSLEADRQERALKSFELKIEIDPEYHPKIIGRKGAVISKIRSDHDVQINFPRKGNPEEHIITITGYEKNAYSARDDITKIVNELNRLTKEEVHINAAVHSRLIGSKGRNIRKIMDEYKVDIKFPRKTDPDPNIVTIKGAEENVAQAKDHLLNLEEEYMQDVLENEYRENLRTPHHYDGGLTNNVSESGFIVKGGPWEQQRQQNAPNTASVEEFPQFAGYSHVPIVAPDGPWGVKR encoded by the exons ATGCAGCAGCAATCAGTAATGGAAGAGGGAATGGACTATGAGCCACCAACCTACGATGAAACATTTCCAGTTCTCCCAGAATCAGCTTCAAGCATTGGGAGATTAAATAGTTtctctttaaataataatatgcaaCTTGGGCGTATAACAATTACCcag atatttcgCGTACCAGGTGAGGAACGTAAATTTGATCATAGTGATAAATTTGGAGAACGTGAATCGATTCGAACATGTAAAGCAATCATGAAGGAGACAGATACTATTATCGAAATAGCAACTTCGAAAGATCAGTCTCTTACATTCCTAATCACTGGTAAACAAAGTCAAGTTTTGGAGGCAAAACGACGAATCTTAACAACATTTCAAACTcaa gcaagtaaacaaataaatattctgaAGGATCATCATCGCTGGATTCTTGGAAAACAAGGGCAAAGGCTTAAAGATCTTGAAAAAACAACTGCAACAAAAATTAATGTACCAGGTGTTCAAGATCAATCagacataataacaattacaggAACTAAAGATGGAATAGAAAAAGCTGAACATGAAATCAGAGTTATTTCTGATGAACAG tcTAGAAAAGCTTTTGAAAGGATAACTATGCCAAAAATTTATCATCCTTTCATATATGGTGCacataatgaaaatttaaatgcAATGATGAATGAAACTGGTGCTCGCATTAATATTCCTCCACCTTCTGTACAAAATGATGAAATAACTATAGCTGGAGAAAAGGAAGGTGTTTTATTGgctaaacaaaaaatagaacatatttataaagatatg GAGAGAAGATGTACAACAGTTTCAGTTGAAGTTCCCAAATCGCAACATAAATATGTTATTGGACCTCGTGGTAGTACTATAGCtgaaattttacaattaacTGGTGTAAGTGTTGAAATGCCAGCTCCGGATTCTGCAACAGGAACGATTACTCTCAGAGGTCCACAAGAAAAATTAGGACAAG CACTAGATAAAGTTTATGAGAAAGCTAACAGCGTACGAACGGCTGGAGTAGAAGCTCCTGTTTGGCTACACAAGTACATAATTGGAAGGAAAggtgtaaatataaaaaaagttacaCAAGAAATGCCTAAAGTAAATGTAGAATTTACTGGTAAAgaggataaaattaaaattgaaggTCCTCCAGAAGAAGTTGAAAAGGCACAAAATGAACTTCAACTTATGGTTAATGACCTCATGTCAAAACTTACATTCACAGAATTAAATGTTGATCCTAGATTCTATAAACACATAATTGGTAAAAATGGATGTAATG TAAATCGTGTTAAAGAAGGTACAGGTGTTGTAATCAACATTTCTGAAAATGATGGTAGTAATATAATTCGTATTGAAGGCAACGTTGCAGGTGTAATGAAAGCCAAAACG GAACTCTTGGAGATGATTAAGAAATTAgagaacgaaaacgaaaaagatgtTGTAATAgatcatcgtttttatcgcaGTATTATCGGCAATAAAggagataatattaaagagaTTAGAGATAAATTTAATCAAGTACAAATCGTAATTCCTAGTCCAg gCGAGAAAGGggatatcgttaaaattaggGGACCCAAAGAAGATGTTGATAAGTGCCATAAATATTTGATGAGACTTGTGAAAGAATTGAATGAAAACAATCATGTATTAGAAGTTCCCATTTTCAAACAATTTCATAAATTTGTAATTGGAAAGGGTGGTGTTAATATCAAGAAG ATACGAGAAGAAACACAAACGAAAATTGATTTACCTGCGGAAGGTGAAAAAAGTgatgttattaccattactggaaagaaagaaaacgtagAAAAAGCTAAAGAAATGATACAAAAGATACAAAATGAAatg gCAAATATTGTGATCGatgaaataacaataccaCCAAAGTTCTATAATTTCTTAATTGGAACTGGCGGTAAATTAATACATTCTATTATGGAAGATTGTGGTGGTGTAACAATTAAATTTCCTACTGCTGAAAGCAGAAGTGATAAG gtGAGTATCAGAGGTCCAAAAGAGGACGTAGAGAAAGCAAAACAACAATTGTTAGAACTCACTAATGAGAAACAACTTACGAGTTATTCTGTTGAAGTTCGTGCCAAAATTCAACATCACAAATTTCTTATTGGAAAAAATGGTGCCAATATCAAAAAG ataagaGAATCTACAGGTGCCCGTATTATTTTTCCAACTGAAGAAGATCAAGACAAGgaagttattactattatgggTAAAAAAGAGGCTGTAGAGAAAGCTAAAGTTGAATTGGAAGCAAATATCAGCGAAATT GATAACATTACTGAGGGTGAAATACACATTGACCCTAAACATCATAGACATTTTGTAGCAAGAAGAGGAGGTGTTTTGCATCGTATTGCTGACGAATGTGGTGGTgtacaaatttcttttccaaGAGCAGGTGTTGATAGCGACCGCGTAATTCTTAAGGGATCACATGAATGTATTGAAGCAGCAAAACAACGAATGCAAGAAATTGTTCGAGAATTA GAATCCATGGTAACAGTAAACTGCATAATACCTCAAAAACATCATCGTACTGTAATGGGAGCTAAAGGCCACAAAGTTCAAACTATTGTGTCTGAATATGACGTGCAAATTAAATTCCCTGATCGTGATATATttg aGAAACATCACATTACTGAAAAAATAGATGGTGAGGATGGAGAACTTTCAGACGTTcttgtatgtaatataattcgtattaCTGGACAACCAGAAAATGTAGCTGCTGCTAAACAAGCACTACTCGATCTTGTACCTATAACAATCGAG GTACCAGTAccatttaattttcatcgttCGATTATTGGTCAGAAAGGTCGTGATGTACGAGAATTAATGAATATGTATGATGTTCGTATTATGTTATCACCTGCAGAAGAAAAACTTGATTATATAAAG ATTTCTGGAACACCATCGTGTGTAGAAAATGCAAAACAAGCAATTCTTGAAAAGTGTAAATCTCTGGAAGCTGATCGTCAGGAGAGAGCACTTAAATCTTTTGAATTAAag ATCGAAATTGATCCAGAATACCATCCGAAAATAATAGGTCGTAAAGGGGCCGTTATTAGCAAAATACGTAGTGATCATGATGTTcaaataaatttccctcgCAAAGGTAATCCAGAAGAgcatatcattactattactgGTTACGAAAAAAATGCTTATAGTGCGCGTGATGATATAACAAAGATAGTTAATGAATTG AATCGATTAACAAAAGAAGAGGTACATATAAATGCTGCTGTACATTCACGCTTGATTGGTTCAAAAGGCAgaaatattcgtaaaataatGGACGAATACAAAGTGGATATTAAATTTCCACGAAAAACTGATCCTGACCctaatattgttacaataaaGGGAGCAGAAGAAAATGTTGCTCAAGCTAAGGATCATCTTCTAAACTTAGAAGAagaatac ATGCAAGATGtattagaaaatgaatatCGCGAAAATCTTCGTACACCTCACCACTATGATGGAGGTTTAACTAACAATGTAAGTGAGTCTGGTTTTATTGTGAAAGGAGGTCCTTGGGAACAGCAAAGGCAACAGAATGCTCCAAATACTGCGAGTGTTGAAGAGTTTCCACAATTTGCTGGATATTCTCATGTACCAATTGTAGCTCCTGATGGTCCTTGGGGTGTTAAACGTTAA
- the LOC124425191 gene encoding cytoplasmic protein NCK1 isoform X1, with translation MAAMKHGKTSQDDVCYVVAKYDYGAQGAQELDLRKNERYLLLDDSKHWWRVQSARGQAGYVPSNYVKKEKPSLFDSIKKKVKKGSGSKTLPSSNSPSRAVESPIMARRLPADPSEAIGTAVVKYNYQAQQTDELSLVKGTRILILEKSNDGWWRGQSGTQAGWFPSNYTQEEGDADDTLHTYAMAENVLDIVVALYSFSSNNDQELSFEKGDRLEILDRPPADPEWYKARNSQGQIGLVPRNYLQELSEYLTQPYRDRGVTSNEISANDSLERRPDPGDRPHLVGKPWYYGNITRSQCDTLLNQHGHDGDFLIRDSETNMGDYSVSLKAPGRNKHFRVHVEGALYCIGQRKFHTLDQLVDHYQRAPIYTNKQGEKLYLVRPLPKGNPSSNGC, from the exons ATGGCAGCCATGAAGCATG GCAAAACAAGTCAAGACGACGTGTGTTACGTTGTCGCCAAGTACGACTATGGAGCACAAGGAGCTCAAGAATTGGATCTGCGTAAAAACGAGCGCTACTTATTGCTCGATGATTCCAAGCACTGGTGGAGAGTACAAAGTGCTAGAGGACAAGCTGGTTATGTGCCAAGCAActatgttaaaaaagaaaaaccatcCCTTTTTGACAGTATTaagaagaaagttaaaaaaggTTCTGGCTCTAAAACATTACCATCTAGTAATTCACCTTCTCGAGCTGTAGAGTCACCAATTATGGCTAGACGCTTACCAGCTGATCCAAGCGAAGCAATAGGTACTGCTGTTGTTAAATATAACTATCAAGCGCAGCAAACAGATGAATTATCACTTGTCAAAGGCACCAGAATTCTAATACTTGAGAAAAGCAATGATGGCTGGTGGAGAGGTCAAAGTGGTACTCAGGCTGGGTGGTTCCCATCTAATTATACTCAAGAAGAAGGAGACGCTGATGATACTCTTCATACATATGCTATGGCAGAAAATGTTCTTGATATTGTAGTtgcattatattcattttcttcaaaCAATGATCAAGAGCTATCTTTTGAAAAAGGTGATCGCTTGGAGATTCTCGATCGTCCTCCAGCAGATCCTGAGTGGTACAAAGCAAGGAATAGTCAAGGGCAAATTGGCCTTGTACCACGTAATTATCTTCAAGAACTCAGTGAATATTTAACACAACCATACCGCGATCGTGGCGTAACGAGTAATGAAATTAGTGCAAATGATTCTCTCGAACGAAGACCTGATCCAGGCGATAGACCACATCTTGTTGGAAAACCTTGGTATTATGGCAATATTACAAGATCGCAGTGTGATACTTTGCTTAATCAGCATGGTCACGATGGTGACTTCTTAATCAGAGATAGTGAaactaat ATGGGAGATTATTCTGTATCCTTAAAAGCTCCAGGACGTAATAAGCATTTTAGGGTACACGTAGAAGGAGCACTGTATTGCATTGGCCAGAGAAAGTTCCACACATTAGATCAGTTGGTAGATCATTATCAACGAGCACCTATTTATACTAACAAGCAAGGCGAGAAATTATATCTGGTGCGTCCTTTACCAAAAGGCAATCCTAGCAGTAATGGTTGCTAG